In Candidatus Syntrophoarchaeum caldarius, the following are encoded in one genomic region:
- a CDS encoding cytochrome c biogenesis protein, transmembrane region: MNSRTIRLLTLQIIIVSLLIPIIAAAQPVIEINYFYGKDCPHCQALNPIIDEIEADHPNLVIHRYEVYYNDTNYEIFDEFRDRYGIKVGGVPVIFFNDTYLSGDITKEEIEREIARIEAGETDKTPESKVSIPFLIISGIVNGLINLCTFAVFILLLTSLLILNDRRKIIIIGITFIIAVYLTYLLVGVGLINTFLFAGTERYIRSAVIIIALLAGVINIRDFFTGESTLAIPKFAKPGIKRMIEYASLPTAGVLGVFATLVGLPCTVGVYLPVLTALSAEPPLQAILYLLFYNIIYILPLFGIIALVYFGTDPEELDEMRESKKRYVRLFGGIVILSIGILMLIGVI; this comes from the coding sequence ATGAATTCCAGAACGATTAGATTACTCACACTTCAGATCATCATCGTCTCACTTCTAATTCCAATAATAGCGGCAGCCCAGCCTGTAATTGAGATCAACTACTTCTATGGCAAAGACTGCCCACACTGCCAGGCTCTCAATCCCATAATCGATGAGATCGAAGCTGATCATCCCAACCTGGTAATTCACCGCTATGAAGTCTATTATAATGACACAAACTACGAGATATTCGATGAGTTTCGAGATCGTTATGGGATAAAAGTCGGGGGTGTGCCGGTAATTTTCTTCAACGATACATACCTCTCAGGCGATATCACAAAAGAAGAGATTGAACGCGAGATCGCGCGGATAGAGGCAGGTGAAACGGACAAAACGCCTGAATCAAAGGTTTCAATCCCTTTTCTGATTATTTCAGGTATTGTAAATGGTCTGATCAACCTCTGCACATTCGCTGTCTTCATACTTCTTTTAACATCACTTCTCATCCTCAATGACCGGCGAAAGATAATTATAATCGGGATTACATTCATCATTGCAGTTTATCTGACCTATCTACTCGTTGGAGTCGGTCTGATAAACACATTCCTCTTTGCAGGCACAGAGCGGTATATAAGAAGTGCTGTAATCATCATAGCGCTTCTGGCAGGGGTTATAAACATAAGAGACTTTTTCACAGGCGAATCAACGCTTGCAATTCCCAAATTTGCAAAACCAGGGATCAAACGGATGATCGAGTACGCTTCACTCCCCACAGCAGGGGTGCTTGGTGTGTTTGCAACACTTGTCGGACTTCCCTGCACGGTTGGTGTCTATCTGCCAGTTCTGACTGCACTCTCTGCTGAGCCACCACTTCAGGCAATTCTCTACCTCCTGTTTTATAATATCATCTATATCTTACCATTATTTGGGATAATCGCACTCGTTTACTTTGGTACAGACCCTGAGGAACTCGATGAGATGAGAGAAAGTAAAAAAAGATATGTCAGACTCTTTGGAGGTATTGTGATACTTTCAATCGGAATATTGATGCTTATAGGGGTTATATAG